The following coding sequences lie in one Corynebacterium anserum genomic window:
- the ftsH gene encoding ATP-dependent zinc metalloprotease FtsH — protein sequence MDKKKVLRIAAIVAAVLIAIYTFSVLTDKTRGYEEVPTSVAMQQLNDKNVDKVQINDREQQIQATLKNPIEVDGKEGIEQIIASYPNRASGDIFNAVKASDATDFDTKVTHDSILGSLLVSLVPMLLIFGLLMFLLSRMQGGGGMNAFGMGKSRHKELNKDNPENTFDDVAGADEAVEELDEIRDFLSDPSRYEKLGAKIPRGVLLYGPPGTGKTLLARAVAGEAGVPFYSISGSDFVEMFVGVGASRVRDLFKQAKENSPCIIFVDEIDAVGRQRGSGMGGGHDEREQTLNQLLVEMDGFGDREGVILMAATNRPDILDPALLRPGRFDRQIPVTNPDLTGREQILRVHAKGKPLADDVDLKSLAKRTAGMSGADLENVLNEAALLTARVDGNVITGDALEEATDRVIGGPRRSTKIISETEKKITAYHEGGHTLAAWALKDIDRVYKVTILARGRTGGHAMTAPEDDKGMYNRSELFARLVFAMGGRAAEELVFGNPTTGASADIEMATNTARSMVMELGMSPKIGAVKYGIDNGDPFRSQGSSGSESKPSPEVAAVIDNEVRMLMDKAQTIAYEILRDNREYLDKLAEKLLEKETLRRPDLEAIFDGIEIREITDIFPMQDVARPKDFREPVKTPNELAKERGEEPPKRNDFFSAARKARIERRKAAQEKQLREAREKDKQHVGAHAGAQNTLPDKPGHDHLWGGRDYGTGSPNKSGTPSRGGAPGSDAPHHNVSPNGGIKQEEQRGFRLPDHEQPDHPWTTDDAPTRQIPSVPDKPAEQPENHRGTADNDHGKHAKNPQQSFPWEQPVDKPAGDESASSLKTEGGEIGQERGASRGDSGDGTYRGSLRSGQAINEGGKHTEGRGQSIDEHTNHNEGEQK from the coding sequence ATGGATAAGAAGAAAGTGCTGAGGATCGCCGCTATTGTGGCGGCCGTTCTCATTGCCATCTACACCTTTTCTGTTCTCACCGATAAGACGCGCGGCTACGAGGAAGTTCCCACCTCTGTAGCGATGCAGCAGCTGAACGACAAGAACGTCGATAAGGTGCAGATCAACGATCGTGAACAGCAAATCCAAGCTACGCTGAAGAACCCGATCGAGGTCGATGGCAAGGAAGGCATCGAGCAGATCATCGCCAGCTATCCGAACCGCGCCAGCGGTGACATTTTCAACGCGGTTAAGGCCAGCGATGCTACAGACTTTGATACCAAGGTCACGCACGACTCCATCCTGGGTTCTCTGCTCGTGAGCCTCGTGCCGATGCTCTTGATCTTCGGCTTGCTCATGTTCCTCCTCAGCCGGATGCAGGGCGGCGGGGGCATGAACGCCTTCGGCATGGGCAAGTCCCGCCATAAGGAGCTCAACAAAGATAACCCGGAGAACACCTTCGATGATGTTGCCGGTGCTGACGAGGCAGTTGAGGAACTTGATGAAATCCGGGATTTTCTGTCGGACCCTTCCCGGTACGAGAAACTAGGTGCGAAGATCCCTCGAGGCGTGTTGCTCTATGGCCCTCCGGGTACGGGCAAAACTTTATTAGCACGCGCCGTCGCGGGTGAGGCCGGTGTACCGTTCTACTCCATCTCGGGTTCCGATTTTGTGGAAATGTTCGTCGGCGTGGGTGCATCCCGTGTGCGTGACCTGTTTAAACAAGCGAAGGAGAACTCTCCGTGCATCATCTTCGTCGATGAGATTGATGCGGTGGGGCGTCAGCGCGGTTCCGGCATGGGCGGCGGTCATGATGAGCGCGAACAAACTCTCAACCAACTGCTTGTGGAAATGGATGGCTTCGGCGACCGCGAAGGCGTGATCCTCATGGCTGCGACTAACCGTCCCGACATTTTGGATCCAGCTTTGTTGCGCCCGGGCCGTTTTGACCGTCAGATCCCGGTGACGAACCCGGATTTGACTGGGCGCGAGCAGATCTTGCGAGTGCATGCCAAGGGCAAGCCGTTGGCCGATGATGTGGATCTCAAATCTTTGGCTAAGCGCACCGCAGGAATGTCTGGTGCGGATCTGGAAAACGTGCTCAATGAGGCAGCTCTCTTGACTGCCCGTGTGGACGGCAACGTTATTACCGGCGACGCACTGGAGGAAGCCACCGATCGCGTGATTGGCGGGCCGCGCCGATCCACCAAGATCATCTCCGAGACGGAGAAGAAGATTACTGCCTATCACGAAGGCGGTCACACCTTGGCGGCATGGGCTCTGAAGGATATTGATCGGGTCTACAAGGTCACTATTTTGGCTCGTGGCCGTACGGGCGGTCATGCGATGACTGCTCCGGAAGATGATAAAGGGATGTATAACCGCTCTGAGCTGTTTGCACGCTTGGTCTTCGCGATGGGTGGTCGTGCCGCTGAGGAGTTGGTTTTTGGTAACCCGACCACGGGCGCTTCTGCTGATATTGAGATGGCCACCAATACGGCTCGTTCCATGGTGATGGAACTGGGCATGAGCCCAAAGATCGGTGCTGTGAAGTATGGCATTGATAACGGTGACCCGTTCCGTTCCCAAGGCAGCAGTGGCTCCGAGTCCAAACCTTCGCCTGAAGTAGCTGCGGTTATCGACAATGAAGTACGCATGCTCATGGATAAGGCACAGACCATCGCTTATGAGATTTTGCGCGATAACCGGGAATACCTGGATAAGTTGGCGGAGAAACTGCTGGAGAAGGAGACGCTGCGTCGTCCGGACCTGGAAGCCATTTTTGATGGAATTGAGATCCGTGAAATCACTGACATCTTCCCAATGCAGGATGTGGCTCGTCCGAAGGACTTCCGTGAACCTGTGAAAACCCCGAATGAGCTAGCGAAAGAGCGTGGGGAGGAGCCTCCGAAGCGTAACGACTTTTTCTCTGCTGCGCGCAAAGCTCGTATTGAGCGACGCAAAGCTGCGCAGGAAAAGCAACTCCGTGAAGCCCGTGAGAAGGACAAGCAGCATGTGGGTGCGCATGCCGGTGCACAGAATACTCTTCCGGATAAGCCGGGCCATGACCATTTATGGGGTGGACGTGACTACGGAACCGGCTCTCCGAACAAGAGTGGCACTCCGAGCAGGGGTGGTGCACCAGGCAGCGACGCCCCACACCACAATGTGTCGCCCAATGGTGGCATAAAGCAAGAGGAACAGCGCGGTTTCCGTCTGCCAGATCACGAACAACCGGATCACCCGTGGACCACTGACGATGCGCCGACACGGCAGATCCCTAGCGTTCCCGATAAGCCCGCTGAGCAGCCTGAGAACCATCGCGGTACGGCGGACAATGATCACGGTAAGCATGCTAAGAACCCGCAGCAGAGTTTCCCCTGGGAACAGCCAGTGGATAAGCCTGCAGGTGATGAGTCCGCGTCATCTCTAAAAACAGAGGGAGGCGAAATCGGACAAGAACGCGGGGCTTCCCGTGGTGATAGTGGTGACGGTACCTACCGTGGTAGCTTGCGCAGTGGCCAGGCCATCAATGAAGGCGGCAAGCACACCGAGGGGCGTGGCCAGAGCATTGATGAACACACCAATCACAACGAGGGCGAGCAGAAGTGA
- the folE gene encoding GTP cyclohydrolase I FolE produces MTDRREFDQQRAEAAVRELLLAVGEDPDREGLVETPARVARAYKEMFSGLHTDPTEVLSKTFNEDHRELVLVRDIQFYSTCEHHLVPFFGTAHIGYIPGRDGKVTGLSKLARLIDGLAKRPQVQERLTSQVADALMERLEPAGAIVVVEAEHMCMAMRGIRKPGANTVTSAVRGIFQTNASSRAEAMALIRGK; encoded by the coding sequence GTGACCGACCGGCGAGAATTTGACCAGCAGCGCGCAGAAGCCGCCGTTCGCGAGCTCCTCCTGGCTGTTGGAGAGGACCCCGACCGCGAAGGGTTGGTGGAGACTCCGGCACGTGTGGCACGCGCGTACAAAGAGATGTTCTCCGGCTTGCACACAGATCCTACCGAGGTGCTGAGTAAAACCTTCAATGAGGATCATCGCGAATTGGTTCTCGTCCGCGACATCCAATTTTACTCCACCTGTGAGCATCACCTCGTGCCATTTTTCGGCACCGCGCACATCGGTTATATTCCTGGACGGGATGGAAAAGTGACCGGACTTTCCAAGTTGGCGCGCCTGATCGACGGGTTGGCAAAACGTCCGCAGGTGCAAGAACGCCTTACCAGCCAGGTGGCCGATGCGCTGATGGAACGCCTGGAGCCAGCTGGGGCGATCGTCGTGGTTGAAGCTGAACACATGTGCATGGCCATGCGAGGGATCCGTAAGCCGGGCGCTAACACTGTGACGTCGGCTGTACGCGGAATCTTCCAGACAAATGCTTCCTCCCGTGCAGAGGCCATGGCACTCATCCGCGGGAAATAG
- the folP gene encoding dihydropteroate synthase: MQNPQPRAQQPTQVMGILNVTDDSFSDGGKYPDTPTAVAHAVTMVGEGADIIDIGGESTRPGATRVEVEQEMARVVPVIHELNSRGIVTSVDTMRASTAAAGIDAGASIINDVSGGLADNRMLAVAADTGAKLCLMHWNAKQFQGAEGYRDHGQNIVAHVKEWLLRRVDAALSAGVEHGKIILDPGIGFAKSPQDNWALLHATGEFVELGLPVLIGVSRKRFLTALRPNPDGTPGIPESADDATAAVSALSAAAGAWGVRVHSVAPSRAAVDVAYSWAMGTGPDVPESWRARRRGNATVTGHTGGDSPTDTAS, translated from the coding sequence ATGCAGAATCCACAGCCACGCGCCCAGCAGCCCACACAGGTGATGGGAATCCTCAACGTCACTGATGATTCCTTCTCTGACGGGGGAAAATACCCGGATACCCCCACTGCTGTGGCTCATGCCGTGACAATGGTGGGCGAGGGGGCGGACATCATCGATATCGGTGGGGAATCAACTCGTCCGGGTGCAACTCGTGTAGAGGTGGAGCAGGAGATGGCACGCGTAGTGCCGGTGATTCACGAGCTCAATAGCCGGGGGATCGTGACGAGTGTGGACACCATGCGAGCTTCCACCGCCGCGGCGGGAATTGATGCCGGTGCCAGCATTATCAACGACGTGTCTGGCGGTCTTGCGGATAATAGGATGCTTGCCGTTGCGGCTGATACTGGGGCGAAACTGTGCCTGATGCACTGGAATGCCAAACAGTTTCAAGGTGCAGAGGGATATCGGGATCATGGCCAGAATATTGTGGCGCATGTGAAGGAATGGTTACTGCGTCGAGTGGATGCAGCCCTCAGCGCCGGCGTGGAACATGGCAAAATCATCCTGGACCCGGGCATCGGTTTTGCTAAGTCCCCGCAGGACAATTGGGCACTGCTGCACGCCACAGGCGAGTTCGTGGAACTGGGATTACCGGTTCTCATTGGCGTTTCGCGCAAGCGTTTTCTTACAGCATTGCGGCCCAATCCTGATGGAACACCAGGTATTCCAGAGTCTGCTGATGATGCCACAGCCGCCGTATCTGCTCTCTCTGCTGCGGCGGGTGCATGGGGCGTACGAGTGCATAGTGTGGCTCCTTCACGGGCGGCAGTGGATGTCGCTTATTCTTGGGCAATGGGCACGGGTCCGGATGTGCCGGAAAGTTGGCGGGCGCGGCGTCGGGGTAATGCGACGGTGACTGGACACACCGGTGGTGATTCGCCAACAGACACCGCATCCTAG
- the folB gene encoding dihydroneopterin aldolase → MADRIELIGLEAYGYHGVYEHEKKAGQKFLVDMVVWTDFSAAAASDSIADTISYVDLADIAVELVKGPGNDLIETLAASIADRIVELNGVLATEITVHKPQAPIEYPFADVRVVARRSSKG, encoded by the coding sequence GTGGCAGATCGCATCGAGCTCATTGGTTTGGAGGCCTACGGCTATCACGGGGTCTATGAGCACGAGAAGAAGGCCGGCCAGAAGTTCTTGGTCGATATGGTCGTCTGGACTGATTTTTCCGCGGCTGCAGCCTCCGATTCCATCGCGGACACCATCAGCTACGTAGATTTGGCTGACATCGCCGTTGAGTTGGTCAAAGGGCCGGGCAACGATCTGATCGAAACACTTGCCGCGAGCATTGCAGATCGGATTGTTGAGCTTAATGGAGTTCTCGCCACTGAAATCACTGTGCACAAACCCCAGGCTCCCATTGAGTATCCGTTTGCCGACGTGCGCGTGGTGGCTCGTCGCTCGTCGAAGGGGTGA
- the folK gene encoding 2-amino-4-hydroxy-6-hydroxymethyldihydropteridine diphosphokinase — MTPRYLAVVGLGSNMAGSAGCVEGQLVRACEQMEAEGTGRIVQRSRMFATPPWGGVEQEDFRNAVIAVETALDPLAFLHACQSIEQAAERVRELRWGPRTLDVDVLAMYRLSESSDATSDPIPVISDGQWGDELIIPHPYAHQRAFVLVPWMDLDCASDARFPLHGQSVSYWLDTVREADPKEVEDVTAVEALALGWGTRS, encoded by the coding sequence ATGACCCCTAGGTATCTTGCCGTCGTTGGTTTGGGGAGCAACATGGCCGGCAGCGCGGGGTGTGTTGAAGGACAGCTAGTCCGCGCATGTGAACAGATGGAGGCCGAAGGCACGGGACGTATTGTTCAACGCTCCCGCATGTTTGCTACCCCTCCGTGGGGTGGGGTGGAGCAGGAAGATTTCCGCAATGCGGTCATCGCCGTGGAGACCGCCTTGGATCCCTTGGCTTTCCTCCATGCTTGCCAGTCTATTGAACAGGCTGCTGAGCGGGTGCGTGAGCTACGTTGGGGGCCGAGGACTCTGGATGTGGATGTGCTTGCGATGTACCGTCTGTCTGAGTCAAGCGACGCCACGAGTGACCCCATCCCGGTGATCAGTGACGGACAATGGGGAGACGAGCTTATTATCCCCCACCCATATGCTCATCAGCGGGCCTTCGTGTTGGTGCCGTGGATGGACTTGGACTGTGCGAGCGATGCACGCTTCCCGCTTCATGGCCAGAGTGTGTCGTATTGGTTGGACACCGTACGGGAGGCCGATCCGAAGGAAGTTGAGGATGTCACTGCCGTGGAGGCATTGGCACTAGGCTGGGGAACACGATCATGA
- a CDS encoding DUF3180 domain-containing protein produces the protein MNEMKPTPVASLCWAAVIAMPIAWMVVWRFYGVFPRIGVAGSVLLFVVAIVCAVAGVVIKKKINDGDIGHDRSQMSPVTVAQWMVFGQSVAWIGAVLGGVYAGIGIHVMLHVAELSAAQDDVPGVLAGIISGVSAAIAGAWLERSCVAPPLDPPMDAVAG, from the coding sequence ATGAATGAAATGAAACCCACCCCTGTGGCTTCCCTGTGTTGGGCGGCTGTCATTGCTATGCCCATAGCGTGGATGGTGGTCTGGCGCTTTTATGGGGTGTTTCCGCGGATAGGAGTGGCTGGGAGCGTCTTGCTGTTCGTTGTGGCGATTGTGTGCGCGGTCGCTGGCGTCGTGATCAAGAAGAAGATAAACGATGGAGATATCGGCCATGATCGCAGCCAAATGAGCCCGGTGACTGTTGCGCAATGGATGGTGTTTGGGCAGTCAGTGGCATGGATCGGAGCGGTGCTGGGGGGAGTGTACGCGGGGATTGGTATCCACGTCATGCTTCATGTCGCGGAACTCAGTGCCGCTCAGGACGATGTGCCAGGTGTGCTGGCTGGGATCATTAGTGGAGTCAGTGCGGCAATAGCAGGGGCGTGGCTGGAACGTTCGTGTGTTGCTCCGCCTCTCGACCCGCCAATGGATGCTGTGGCGGGCTAG
- a CDS encoding DUF6779 domain-containing protein, translated as MSFQPQPQQSKSRHKDMSRTNTSKEGGMSKLLMGGLIVLALIASVLMLFLDSEVWLKIAVIAALWAAFLGAVLVNRYSSALSAERDRSRQLQRTHSAELAREKSQAKEREAQLKSSYEQRFRDQRDEHIEALQQELAAMRQQLSLLSGGKYGTEEQTSVHARAERVREIGGGSARSAQPAGATVTPKSEARKEESRQAGASSSQPAGRSSGGRAPSFSTGSFSAIKWDGQNKDETTELPLVVDTTALDEDSSRPASEQSSQQSSQPAARSGGSAKSKGERPAYTQFVPGGQRSKEAAVNHHSAHQTKDAASGYVGGHRRKDEAHEADQRRGRRRADEANNGLTVAELMARFKRGE; from the coding sequence ATGAGTTTTCAGCCTCAACCGCAGCAATCGAAGTCCCGCCACAAGGATATGTCTCGGACTAATACCTCTAAGGAAGGTGGAATGTCCAAGCTGCTAATGGGCGGCCTCATTGTTTTGGCGTTGATCGCCAGCGTTTTGATGTTGTTCTTGGACTCTGAAGTGTGGCTGAAAATCGCCGTGATCGCTGCGCTATGGGCTGCTTTCCTAGGGGCTGTGCTGGTTAATCGCTACTCCAGCGCACTATCCGCAGAACGCGACCGCTCCCGCCAGCTGCAACGCACACATTCCGCAGAGCTGGCACGCGAAAAATCTCAGGCAAAAGAACGTGAGGCGCAGCTGAAATCCAGTTATGAGCAGCGTTTCCGGGATCAGCGGGACGAGCACATTGAGGCCTTACAGCAGGAGCTAGCCGCCATGCGGCAGCAATTATCCCTGTTGTCCGGTGGTAAATACGGTACCGAGGAGCAGACTTCGGTGCATGCCCGAGCGGAGCGCGTGCGTGAAATCGGCGGAGGTTCTGCGCGGAGCGCTCAACCAGCGGGTGCCACGGTGACTCCAAAGTCTGAGGCGCGGAAAGAAGAATCCCGTCAAGCGGGTGCGTCTTCATCCCAGCCAGCGGGTCGCAGTTCCGGCGGTCGCGCTCCCTCCTTCTCCACTGGTAGTTTCTCGGCCATCAAGTGGGATGGGCAGAACAAGGATGAAACCACAGAGCTGCCACTCGTCGTGGATACCACTGCGTTAGATGAGGATTCCTCTCGTCCAGCTTCTGAGCAGTCATCTCAGCAATCGTCTCAGCCTGCAGCTCGGTCTGGAGGATCTGCAAAGTCCAAAGGTGAGCGGCCCGCGTACACCCAGTTCGTTCCAGGTGGACAGCGGTCTAAGGAGGCTGCTGTGAACCATCACTCTGCACATCAGACTAAGGATGCGGCGAGTGGATATGTGGGCGGGCATCGCCGCAAGGATGAGGCGCACGAGGCTGATCAGCGCCGTGGTCGTCGTCGTGCAGACGAGGCTAATAACGGCCTGACCGTGGCAGAACTCATGGCTCGTTTCAAAAGGGGAGAGTAG
- a CDS encoding Rossmann-like and DUF2520 domain-containing protein, with protein sequence MQQPRLSVGIISAGAVGTALAEKFLQAGHVVHGVVAPSDRSRRRAAERIPRVPVVSLEDAAQAALVIIAVPDPQLVEVIDQVAEVTRDGQIVAHTSGAHGCAVLQPVTDTGAIPLALHPVMTFGGSEEDCVNLTGCAWGITSDSEVGQAVAELLVASLDGVAISIPEDKRAAYHAAVAYAANYVVTLLSDAQRMLDYVLAEGTEGDGKNCGSSFPPPMNNPHSARLLRTIVPAAVNKAFDQRMCGMTGPVARDDAPAVLRHIDALRELEDNTHGMNFSAAYIPMAERTAQLLHSLEVERVLAEYTRRLR encoded by the coding sequence ATGCAGCAGCCACGATTGTCCGTGGGAATTATCAGCGCAGGTGCTGTGGGGACAGCTCTAGCCGAGAAATTTCTCCAGGCGGGGCATGTGGTGCATGGTGTGGTGGCGCCAAGCGATAGGTCGCGTAGACGCGCGGCGGAGCGTATTCCGCGGGTACCGGTCGTTTCTTTAGAGGACGCTGCTCAGGCCGCCCTCGTGATCATCGCGGTGCCGGATCCGCAGTTGGTAGAGGTCATTGATCAAGTGGCAGAGGTGACTCGGGATGGGCAGATTGTTGCCCATACGTCGGGAGCACACGGTTGTGCCGTGCTTCAACCGGTCACGGACACGGGAGCTATTCCATTGGCGCTGCATCCAGTCATGACCTTCGGAGGTTCCGAGGAGGACTGTGTCAATCTCACAGGGTGTGCCTGGGGTATCACCAGTGATTCGGAAGTAGGGCAGGCCGTTGCGGAGCTGTTGGTGGCCTCCCTGGACGGGGTGGCCATTTCTATTCCTGAGGATAAACGGGCTGCCTATCATGCCGCCGTGGCTTACGCAGCGAACTATGTGGTGACCTTGTTGTCCGACGCCCAGAGGATGCTCGATTACGTCCTCGCGGAGGGTACGGAAGGTGATGGAAAGAATTGTGGTAGCAGTTTTCCTCCTCCAATGAATAACCCGCATTCGGCCAGGTTGCTGCGTACGATTGTTCCTGCGGCAGTGAACAAAGCATTTGATCAGCGGATGTGTGGGATGACGGGGCCGGTTGCGCGCGATGATGCCCCAGCGGTCCTGAGGCATATCGATGCCTTGCGCGAGTTGGAGGACAACACTCACGGGATGAATTTCTCTGCGGCATACATTCCGATGGCGGAGCGTACGGCGCAGTTACTCCACTCTCTTGAGGTGGAGCGGGTGCTGGCAGAGTATACGAGGCGACTACGCTAA
- the panC gene encoding pantoate--beta-alanine ligase, whose protein sequence is MGISESGTFTRGQATVFTSIEELGQLTRAMRKAGRPVALVPTMGALHEGHLALVKAAHSIPGALVVVSIFVNPLQFAEGEDLDAYPRTLDADVEKLKSVGADAVFAPSPREMYPNGPRTTIHPGEVGRILEGEHRPTHFAGVLTVVNKLFQISHCDHAFFGEKDYQQLILIQQMVTDLNMGITIHGVPIVRLQDGLALSSRNQYLSDQEREISLTLSAALTAGAFVAEEGADKVLSIAREILAASPEIEVDYLELKGADLGEAPERGEARLLVAARVGSTRLIDNVSLPLGIGFKNIDGEGNSASPVQ, encoded by the coding sequence ATGGGAATCTCAGAATCTGGAACGTTCACCCGCGGTCAGGCCACAGTTTTTACGTCGATCGAGGAATTGGGTCAGCTGACCCGAGCAATGCGTAAGGCTGGCCGCCCCGTTGCGTTGGTCCCCACCATGGGGGCTTTACACGAAGGGCATCTTGCCTTGGTTAAGGCCGCGCATTCTATCCCAGGTGCACTGGTGGTAGTCAGTATTTTCGTCAATCCGTTGCAGTTCGCGGAGGGGGAAGATCTCGATGCTTATCCGCGCACGCTGGATGCTGATGTGGAGAAGTTGAAATCGGTCGGCGCAGATGCCGTTTTTGCCCCGAGCCCGCGCGAGATGTACCCGAATGGACCGCGAACCACTATTCATCCCGGTGAAGTTGGGCGCATTCTGGAAGGGGAGCACCGCCCTACGCATTTTGCGGGTGTGCTCACCGTGGTTAATAAACTTTTCCAAATTAGTCATTGTGATCATGCGTTTTTCGGCGAGAAGGACTACCAGCAGCTAATACTCATTCAGCAGATGGTGACGGATCTCAACATGGGCATCACTATTCATGGGGTGCCGATCGTCCGTCTACAGGATGGTTTGGCGCTGAGCTCGCGTAATCAGTACCTCTCCGATCAGGAGCGTGAAATTTCCTTAACGCTGTCCGCTGCATTAACCGCTGGGGCATTTGTGGCGGAGGAAGGCGCGGATAAGGTGCTGTCCATTGCCCGTGAGATCTTGGCGGCGTCGCCGGAGATTGAGGTGGATTATCTGGAGCTTAAGGGCGCTGATCTGGGTGAGGCACCGGAACGAGGTGAGGCGCGTTTGTTGGTGGCTGCGCGTGTGGGCTCTACCCGTTTGATTGACAATGTGTCCTTGCCATTGGGCATTGGATTTAAGAATATTGACGGGGAAGGTAACTCTGCCTCTCCTGTTCAATAG
- a CDS encoding aldose 1-epimerase family protein: MIVPAGVENTHDFVELSAGDYRASVSTFGGGTRMLTYRGRSLLTGFEVGQFPPLSSGTLLAPWPNRTAEGVFSHDGELYSLEITEPGRATAIHGFVATSVWEVEQRSGSAVVLRLNSERRQGWPWPLEMRVRWSLDAATGLRAEFSVVNRADSSCPFGLGWHPYLSAHGAALEECTVFLPVRTNLPLDGVRNLPAGPEIPAVKILPTVDQGVQMAGVWLDHCFGEVERTEGKSEKKGCEVAKGVDTNTGERLGDVPRSTVVLTNAQGDGVQLWADEQFGWYQVFTADPARREGYPGVGRALAVEPMTCPPNALRSGVDLLRLDAEEERYFTFGVSNYSA; this comes from the coding sequence ATGATCGTCCCGGCCGGTGTGGAAAACACGCATGATTTCGTGGAATTGAGTGCCGGAGATTATCGCGCGAGTGTGTCTACGTTCGGCGGTGGTACGCGGATGTTGACGTACCGTGGCAGGTCTTTGCTCACTGGTTTTGAGGTAGGGCAGTTTCCACCTTTGTCTTCGGGGACGTTGTTAGCGCCTTGGCCGAACCGCACGGCTGAAGGTGTATTTTCCCATGATGGTGAGCTGTACAGCTTGGAGATCACCGAGCCTGGTCGAGCCACGGCGATTCACGGTTTTGTGGCGACGTCTGTGTGGGAAGTTGAGCAGCGTTCCGGCTCTGCTGTGGTTCTACGACTTAACTCCGAACGACGCCAGGGCTGGCCCTGGCCGTTGGAGATGCGCGTGCGGTGGTCTTTGGATGCTGCTACTGGTTTGCGTGCGGAGTTTTCTGTGGTGAATAGGGCGGATTCCAGTTGCCCCTTTGGATTGGGGTGGCACCCTTATCTTTCTGCCCATGGTGCTGCTTTGGAGGAATGCACTGTGTTTTTGCCAGTACGCACGAATCTCCCGTTGGATGGTGTGCGTAATCTTCCGGCTGGTCCGGAGATCCCGGCGGTGAAGATTCTGCCCACCGTAGACCAGGGTGTGCAGATGGCTGGGGTATGGCTGGATCATTGTTTTGGTGAAGTGGAGAGGACAGAGGGGAAGAGCGAGAAAAAGGGCTGTGAGGTGGCAAAGGGAGTCGATACAAATACAGGGGAGAGGCTCGGCGATGTTCCTCGTAGCACGGTGGTATTGACAAATGCTCAGGGGGATGGTGTGCAGTTGTGGGCTGATGAGCAGTTCGGTTGGTACCAGGTGTTTACGGCTGATCCGGCGCGGCGCGAAGGGTATCCCGGAGTTGGCCGTGCCTTGGCGGTGGAGCCTATGACATGTCCACCAAACGCTCTGCGCTCAGGTGTTGATTTATTGCGTCTCGACGCGGAAGAAGAGAGATATTTCACCTTCGGGGTTAGTAATTATTCAGCCTGA
- a CDS encoding cell wall anchor protein, with the protein MTENKEVGHRSHMAGAFDIRNVIGALMGLYGVVLLISYLFLDPGQSWEGLPKQASYNLWAGIAMVVVAAVFFIWSKLAPVKIDED; encoded by the coding sequence ATGACCGAGAACAAGGAAGTCGGACATCGCTCCCACATGGCCGGAGCCTTCGATATTCGCAATGTTATCGGCGCGCTGATGGGCCTTTATGGGGTTGTGTTGTTGATCAGCTATCTCTTCCTTGACCCGGGGCAATCGTGGGAAGGTCTGCCCAAGCAAGCCTCGTATAACTTGTGGGCGGGGATCGCCATGGTTGTTGTGGCTGCCGTGTTCTTCATCTGGAGCAAGTTGGCTCCGGTGAAGATTGATGAAGACTAA